Proteins from a genomic interval of Candidatus Rubidus massiliensis:
- the galE_2 gene encoding UDP-glucose 4-epimerase, whose translation MKNDVLVVGGAGYIGSNIVKLLKKRNYNPIVLDNLSTGDERTLLNATFYKGELADKVLLKQIFKTHNIKTVFHFAALINVGESVKEPSQYYKNNVCDTLFLLDAMREYNIKYFIFSSSAAVYGTPSQVPIKESSICNPINPYGQSKLMIEKILADFDVAYGLKSSCLRYFNAAGGDPEGEIKNYQAYQGNLIPRVLRSLKKLQGSVIVYGNDYPTPDGTCIRDYIHVWDLAEAHIKAMEQLWNQNKSTIYNLGNGQGYSVLEVIKKAEEITGKKLTFTFGNRREGDPVTLIADASLAYKELKWTPKYSDLDSMIAHAWTALEGHDILQYI comes from the coding sequence ATGAAAAATGATGTTTTAGTTGTCGGTGGAGCTGGCTATATCGGTTCAAATATTGTCAAGCTTTTGAAAAAAAGAAATTACAATCCTATCGTATTAGATAATTTGAGCACCGGTGATGAAAGAACACTATTGAATGCTACCTTTTATAAAGGAGAACTTGCTGATAAAGTTTTATTAAAACAAATATTTAAAACACATAATATCAAAACAGTCTTTCATTTTGCTGCTTTAATTAATGTTGGTGAATCTGTAAAAGAGCCTAGTCAATACTACAAAAATAATGTCTGTGACACATTATTTTTGTTAGATGCTATGAGGGAATACAATATAAAATATTTTATTTTTTCTTCATCAGCTGCCGTATATGGCACCCCATCGCAAGTACCAATCAAGGAATCATCTATCTGCAATCCAATCAATCCTTACGGACAATCAAAGCTTATGATAGAAAAAATCTTAGCTGATTTTGATGTTGCCTATGGATTAAAATCTTCATGTCTTCGCTATTTTAATGCTGCTGGAGGGGATCCTGAAGGTGAAATCAAAAATTACCAAGCTTATCAAGGAAACTTGATCCCACGAGTTTTACGTAGTTTAAAAAAATTGCAAGGGTCTGTCATTGTTTATGGTAACGATTATCCTACCCCTGATGGGACTTGTATTAGGGATTACATTCATGTTTGGGATCTTGCAGAAGCTCATATAAAAGCTATGGAACAGTTATGGAACCAAAATAAAAGCACTATTTATAATTTAGGAAATGGGCAAGGATATTCTGTTTTAGAAGTAATAAAAAAAGCTGAAGAAATCACCGGAAAAAAGCTTACATTTACATTTGGAAATAGAAGAGAGGGGGATCCAGTCACTTTAATTGCAGATGCTTCTTTAGCTTACAAAGAACTTAAATGGACTCCTAAGTATTCTGATTTGGATTCTATGATTGCACATGCCTGGACAGCATTAGAAGGACATGATATACTCCAGTATATTTAA